A single Argentina anserina chromosome 7, drPotAnse1.1, whole genome shotgun sequence DNA region contains:
- the LOC126804032 gene encoding phenylacetaldehyde reductase-like isoform X2 translates to MSGAAEVVVVSVTGASGYIASWLVKLLLQRGYSVKASVRDPNDKKKTEHLLALDGAKERLQLFKADLLEEGSFDSLVDGSVAVFHTASPFYHNPNDPQVELIDPALKGTLNVLRSCVKVPSIKRVVITSSMVAVAFNGKPIGPDVMIDESWFSDPAFCEKSKAWYMLSKTLAEEAAWKFAKEKGIDIVTINPGLVIGPLLQPTLNTSVGPILKLINGIEKFPNTTYRFVDVRDVANAHILAFENPSASGRYCLVGSVVHCSEVVKILRDIFPALSLPETSADDKPFTLTYQVSKERAQTLGVSYTPLEVTLKDTVESLKEKNFFQL, encoded by the exons ATGAGCGGAGCAGCAGAGGTGGTGGTTGTGAGCGTCACCGGAGCTTCCGGTTACATAGCTTCATGGCTGGTTAAACTGTTGCTCCAGCGCGGTTACTCTGTCAAGGCTTCAGTTCGTGACCCAA ATGACAAGAAGAAAACAGAACACTTGCTTGCACTAGATGGAGCCAAGGAAAGGCTGCAATTGTTCAAAGCAGACCTACTGGAGGAAGGATCTTTTGATTCCCTAGTTGATGGTAGTGTAGCTGTTTTTCACACAGCTTCCCCATTTTATCACAATCCCAATGATCCACAG GTTGAACTTATTGACCCAGCCTTGAAGGGAACACTTAATGTCCTCAGATCATGTGTTAAGGTTCCATCTATCAAGAGGGTGGTTATAACTTCCTCTATGGTAGCAGTTGCATTCAATGGAAAACCTATAGGTCCTGATGTAATGATTGATGAATCTTGGTTTTCAGATCCAGCTTTCTGTGAAAAGTCAAAG gCTTGGTATATGCTTTCAAAGACATTAGCTGAGGAAGCAGCTTGGAAGTTTGCAAAAGAGAAAGGCATTGATATTGTTACAATAAATCCAGGATTGGTGATCGGTCCTCTCTTACAGCCAACTCTCAACACTAGTGTGGGGCCAATCCTGAAACTCATAAATG GGATCGAAAAATTTCCAAACACAACTTATAGATTTGTCGATGTTAGAGATGTTGCCAACGCGCATATTCTAGCCTTTGAGAATCCTTCAGCTAGCGGACGCTATTGTTTAGTTGGAAGCGTAGTACACTGTTCAGAGGTTGTGAAAATTTTGCGAGATATCTTCCCTGCTCTCAGTCTTCCAGAAAC GTCTGCAGATGATAAACCTTTCACACTAACTTACCAGGTATCCAAGGAAAGAGCTCAAACTTTGGGTGTAAGCTACACTCCGCTGGAAGTGACACTAAAGGATACTGTTGAAAGCTTGAAGGAGAAAAATTTCTTCCAACTATAG
- the LOC126804032 gene encoding phenylacetaldehyde reductase-like isoform X1 translates to MSGAAEVVVVSVTGASGYIASWLVKLLLQRGYSVKASVRDPNDKKKTEHLLALDGAKERLQLFKADLLEEGSFDSLVDGSVAVFHTASPFYHNPNDPQVELIDPALKGTLNVLRSCVKVPSIKRVVITSSMVAVAFNGKPIGPDVMIDESWFSDPAFCEKSKAWYMLSKTLAEEAAWKFAKEKGIDIVTINPGLVIGPLLQPTLNTSVGPILKLINGTRIEKFPNTTYRFVDVRDVANAHILAFENPSASGRYCLVGSVVHCSEVVKILRDIFPALSLPETSADDKPFTLTYQVSKERAQTLGVSYTPLEVTLKDTVESLKEKNFFQL, encoded by the exons ATGAGCGGAGCAGCAGAGGTGGTGGTTGTGAGCGTCACCGGAGCTTCCGGTTACATAGCTTCATGGCTGGTTAAACTGTTGCTCCAGCGCGGTTACTCTGTCAAGGCTTCAGTTCGTGACCCAA ATGACAAGAAGAAAACAGAACACTTGCTTGCACTAGATGGAGCCAAGGAAAGGCTGCAATTGTTCAAAGCAGACCTACTGGAGGAAGGATCTTTTGATTCCCTAGTTGATGGTAGTGTAGCTGTTTTTCACACAGCTTCCCCATTTTATCACAATCCCAATGATCCACAG GTTGAACTTATTGACCCAGCCTTGAAGGGAACACTTAATGTCCTCAGATCATGTGTTAAGGTTCCATCTATCAAGAGGGTGGTTATAACTTCCTCTATGGTAGCAGTTGCATTCAATGGAAAACCTATAGGTCCTGATGTAATGATTGATGAATCTTGGTTTTCAGATCCAGCTTTCTGTGAAAAGTCAAAG gCTTGGTATATGCTTTCAAAGACATTAGCTGAGGAAGCAGCTTGGAAGTTTGCAAAAGAGAAAGGCATTGATATTGTTACAATAAATCCAGGATTGGTGATCGGTCCTCTCTTACAGCCAACTCTCAACACTAGTGTGGGGCCAATCCTGAAACTCATAAATGGTACTC GGATCGAAAAATTTCCAAACACAACTTATAGATTTGTCGATGTTAGAGATGTTGCCAACGCGCATATTCTAGCCTTTGAGAATCCTTCAGCTAGCGGACGCTATTGTTTAGTTGGAAGCGTAGTACACTGTTCAGAGGTTGTGAAAATTTTGCGAGATATCTTCCCTGCTCTCAGTCTTCCAGAAAC GTCTGCAGATGATAAACCTTTCACACTAACTTACCAGGTATCCAAGGAAAGAGCTCAAACTTTGGGTGTAAGCTACACTCCGCTGGAAGTGACACTAAAGGATACTGTTGAAAGCTTGAAGGAGAAAAATTTCTTCCAACTATAG
- the LOC126804022 gene encoding protein HIRA-like isoform X2 — protein MLASGSLDNTIHIWNTSNGICNAVLRGHSSLVKGVTWDPIGSFIASQSDDKTVIIWRTSDWSLAHKTDGHWTKSLGSTFFRRLGWSPCGHFITTTHGFQKPRYSAPVLERGEWSATFDFLGHNAPVIVVKFNHSMFMRNISNAQEGKAARVGWTSGNSKIGGIEKELQPYNVIAIGSQDRTITVWTTASPRPLFLAKHFFTQSVVDLSWTPDGYSLFACSLDGSVATFHFEVKELGHRLSDAELDELKRSRYGDVRGRQVNLAESPAQLLLEAASAKQAPKKKVVRDIQPSQSFKPSATVGVATKASECQVDDRKNGGASADGLNNDPIPAQISSPVQQREYRRPDGRKRIIPEAVGVPLQKVGAQSQALDSGLAGGDRAIKENYVRESRVRGTEMKDGQLVTARAMITNSLVIEKIPTSTARDESINIEQSGIVKASNSICGSGPVLSITVFDDKEAEDAVPYCLEARPKEHAPNDIINMGNTLIMQETEVTCTRGLQTLWSDRVSGKVTVLAGNANFWAVGCEDECIQVYTKCGRRAMPTMMVGSAAVFIDCDEGWKLFLVTRKGSMYLWDLLHRNCLLHESLSSLVALSPNPSSNNAGMIKVISAKLSRSGSPLVVLATRHAFLFDMGLKCWLRVADDCFSGSNFASSWHLGLTQSGELAGLQVDVKKYLARKPGWTRVTDDGVQTRAHLEAQLASLLALKSPNEYRQCLLSYIRFLAREADESRLREVCESFLGPPTGMVEATSLDLKNMAWDPFVLGMRKHKLLREDILPAMASNRKVQRLLNEFMDLISEYGSAEIDKESITQTSPNGQSAAVPMESAPSSKTKMDSVPVATDQAKPVTYPTNLKDSTRLATERKFGVNSSR, from the exons ATGCTGGCCAGTGGAAGTTTAGATAACACTATACACATCTGGAATACAAGCAATGGCATTTGCAATGCAGTTCTTAGGGGTCATTCTAGCTTGGTTAAAGGAGTTACTTGGGACCCCATTGGCTCCTTCATAGCAAGTCAATCAGATGACAAGACTGTGATtatatggcgaacaagtgacTGGAGTCTTGCACACAAAACAGACGGGCACTGGACGAAATCA CTTGGATCTACCTTTTTCCGCCGGCTTGGATGGTCTCCTTGTGGTCATTTCATTACTACAACTCATGGCTTTCAGAAACCAAGATATTCTGCACCTGTTCTAGAGAGAGGGGAATGGTCCGCTACATTTGACTTCTTAGGACATAATGCGCCTGTGATTGTGGTGAAGTTTAACCATTCAATGTTTATGAGGAATATTTCCAATGCTCAAGAAGGGAAAGCTGCACGTGTTGGGTGGACCAGTGGCAATTCTAAAATAGGAGGGATAGAAAAAGAACTACAACCTTATAATGTAATAGCAATTGGGAGTCAAGATCGTACGATAACTGTATGGACGACGGCTAGTCCCCGCCCTCTCTTTTTAGCAAAGCATTTCTTCACTCAAAGCGTAGTGGATTTATCTTG GACTCCCGATGGTTATTCACTTTTTGCATGTTCTTTGGATGGTTCAGTGGCTACTTTCCATTTTGAGGTGAAAGAGCTTGGGCACCGGTTAAGTGATGCTGAGCTAGATGAATTGAAGAGAAGTCGTTATGGGGATGTCAGAGGTAGGCAGGTGAACTTAGCAGAAAGCCCAGCACAATTATTGCTTGAGGCAGCTTCTGCTAAGCAAGCTCCAAAGAAAAAGGTGGTTCGGGATATTCAGCCAAGCCAGTCATTTAAACCTTCTGCTACTGTTGGGGTTGCAACAAAAGCATCTGAGTGTCAGGTTGATGATAGGAAGAATGGAGGAGCTTCTGCTGATGGTCTAAACAACGATCCAATACCTGCCCAAATTTCTAGTCCTGTACAGCAAAGAGAATATAGACGACCAGATGGTCGAAAGAGGATTATTCCTGAAGCAGTTGGTGTGCCTCTCCAGAAAGTCGGGGCTCAGTCCCAGGCACTTGATAGTGGTTTAGCTGGTGGTGATAGGGCGATTAAAGAAAATTATGTTAGGGAATCACGTGTGAGAGGCACTGAAATGAAGGACGGACAGCTGGTCACTGCTAGAGCTATGATTACGAACAGCCTTGTTATTGAGAAGATCCCCACCTCCACAGCTAGAGATGAAAGCATAAATATAGAACAGTCGGGAATTGTGAAGGCTTCTAATTCCATATGTGGTTCTGGTCCTGTTCTTTCCATTACGGTGTTTGATGATAAGGAAGCGGAAGATGCTGTGCCATATTGTTTGGAAGCAAGGCCTAAGGAACATGCTCCAAATGACATAATTAACATGGGAAATACATTGATCATGCAAGAAACAGAAGTCACCTGCACAAGAGGCTTGCAAACACTTTGGTCTGATAGAGTATCTGGGAAAGTTACTGTTTTAGCTGGAAATGCAAACTTCTGGGCTGTTGGTTGTGAAGATGAATGCATCCAG GTTTACACAAAGTGTGGGCGACGTGCTATGCCAACTATGATGGTAGGATCTGCAGCAGTTTTTATAGATTGTGATGAGGGCTGGAAGTTGTTTTTAGTCACCAGAAAAGGATCCATGTATTTATGGGATCTATTACATCGGAACTGTCTCCTTCATGAGTCACTGTCATCTCTGGTTGCTTTAAGCCCAAATCCTTCTTCAAACAATGCAG GCATGATCAAAGTTATATCAGCAAAGCTATCAAGATCGGGATCTCCCCTTGTTGTTCTCGCCACTCGCCATGCCTTCCTTTTTGACATGGGACTGAAGTGCTGGCTTAGGGTTGCAGATGATTGCTTTTCTGGGTCAAATTTTGCAAGCTCCTGGCATTTAGGTTTGACTCAGAGTGGTGAGTTGGCTGGTTTGCAGGTTGATGTTAAGAAATATTTAGCTAGGAAGCCAGGTTGGACCAG GGTGACTGACGATGGAGTACAGACTCGTGCTCATTTGGAAGCTCAGCTGGCTTCTTTGCTGGCTTTAAAGTCCCCTAATGAATATCGCCAATGCCTACTATCATATATACGATTCCTTGCCAG AGAAGCAGATGAGTCTCGTCTACGAGAAGTCTGCGAGAGTTTCCTTGGACCTCCTACTGGAATGGTGGAAGCTACTTCTTTAGATTTAAAGAACATGGCATGGGATCCTTTTGTGCTT GGAATGAGGAAACATAAGCTTTTACGAGAAGATATTCTTCCGGCAATGGCTTCGAACAGAAAAGTGCAGAGATTGCTCAATGAATTCATGGATTTAATTTCTGAATATGGAAGTGCTGAAATCGATAAAGAGTCAATAACTCAAACTTCACCAAATGGTCAGTCAGCAGCTGTTCCAATGGAGTCTGCTCCATCAAGTAAAACTAAAATGGATTCTGTCCCTGTGGCAACTGATCAAGCAAAGCCTGTTACTTATCCAACTAATCTGAAGGACTCCACTCGATTAGCAACAGAGAGAAAATTCGGAGTCAACAGCTCACGATAA
- the LOC126804022 gene encoding protein HIRA-like isoform X1, translating to MIAEKPSWIRHEGLQIFSIDVQPGAVRVVTGGGDHKVRVWNMKSLGRNLTNEESAQRLLATLRDHFGSVNCVRWAKHGRYLASGSDDQVILIHEKKPGSGTTEFGSGEPPDVENWKVAMTLRGHTADVVDLNWSPDDSMLASGSLDNTIHIWNTSNGICNAVLRGHSSLVKGVTWDPIGSFIASQSDDKTVIIWRTSDWSLAHKTDGHWTKSLGSTFFRRLGWSPCGHFITTTHGFQKPRYSAPVLERGEWSATFDFLGHNAPVIVVKFNHSMFMRNISNAQEGKAARVGWTSGNSKIGGIEKELQPYNVIAIGSQDRTITVWTTASPRPLFLAKHFFTQSVVDLSWTPDGYSLFACSLDGSVATFHFEVKELGHRLSDAELDELKRSRYGDVRGRQVNLAESPAQLLLEAASAKQAPKKKVVRDIQPSQSFKPSATVGVATKASECQVDDRKNGGASADGLNNDPIPAQISSPVQQREYRRPDGRKRIIPEAVGVPLQKVGAQSQALDSGLAGGDRAIKENYVRESRVRGTEMKDGQLVTARAMITNSLVIEKIPTSTARDESINIEQSGIVKASNSICGSGPVLSITVFDDKEAEDAVPYCLEARPKEHAPNDIINMGNTLIMQETEVTCTRGLQTLWSDRVSGKVTVLAGNANFWAVGCEDECIQVYTKCGRRAMPTMMVGSAAVFIDCDEGWKLFLVTRKGSMYLWDLLHRNCLLHESLSSLVALSPNPSSNNAGMIKVISAKLSRSGSPLVVLATRHAFLFDMGLKCWLRVADDCFSGSNFASSWHLGLTQSGELAGLQVDVKKYLARKPGWTRVTDDGVQTRAHLEAQLASLLALKSPNEYRQCLLSYIRFLAREADESRLREVCESFLGPPTGMVEATSLDLKNMAWDPFVLGMRKHKLLREDILPAMASNRKVQRLLNEFMDLISEYGSAEIDKESITQTSPNGQSAAVPMESAPSSKTKMDSVPVATDQAKPVTYPTNLKDSTRLATERKFGVNSSR from the exons ATGATTGCAGAGAAGCCCAGTTGGATTAGGCATGAGGGTTTGCAGATTTTCTCCATTGATGTTCAGCCTGGTGCAGTTAGGGTTGTCACTGGTGGGGGTGACCACAAG GTGCGAGTATGGAACATGAAATCCCTGGGAAGGAATTTAACAAATGAAGAATCAGCCCAGAGGCTACTTGCAACCCTCCGTGATCACTTTGGTTCTGTGAATTGTGTTAGGTGGGCTAAGCATGGTCGGTATCTTGCATCAGGATCTGATGATCAAGTAATTCTAATACATGAGAAGAAGCCAGGTTCAGGAACCACTGAGTTTGGCAGTGGAGAGCCCCCTGATGTTGAGAATTGGAAAGTTGCTATGACCTTGAGAGGGCATACCGCAGATGTG GTGGATCTCAATTGGTCTCCAGATGACTCGATGCTGGCCAGTGGAAGTTTAGATAACACTATACACATCTGGAATACAAGCAATGGCATTTGCAATGCAGTTCTTAGGGGTCATTCTAGCTTGGTTAAAGGAGTTACTTGGGACCCCATTGGCTCCTTCATAGCAAGTCAATCAGATGACAAGACTGTGATtatatggcgaacaagtgacTGGAGTCTTGCACACAAAACAGACGGGCACTGGACGAAATCA CTTGGATCTACCTTTTTCCGCCGGCTTGGATGGTCTCCTTGTGGTCATTTCATTACTACAACTCATGGCTTTCAGAAACCAAGATATTCTGCACCTGTTCTAGAGAGAGGGGAATGGTCCGCTACATTTGACTTCTTAGGACATAATGCGCCTGTGATTGTGGTGAAGTTTAACCATTCAATGTTTATGAGGAATATTTCCAATGCTCAAGAAGGGAAAGCTGCACGTGTTGGGTGGACCAGTGGCAATTCTAAAATAGGAGGGATAGAAAAAGAACTACAACCTTATAATGTAATAGCAATTGGGAGTCAAGATCGTACGATAACTGTATGGACGACGGCTAGTCCCCGCCCTCTCTTTTTAGCAAAGCATTTCTTCACTCAAAGCGTAGTGGATTTATCTTG GACTCCCGATGGTTATTCACTTTTTGCATGTTCTTTGGATGGTTCAGTGGCTACTTTCCATTTTGAGGTGAAAGAGCTTGGGCACCGGTTAAGTGATGCTGAGCTAGATGAATTGAAGAGAAGTCGTTATGGGGATGTCAGAGGTAGGCAGGTGAACTTAGCAGAAAGCCCAGCACAATTATTGCTTGAGGCAGCTTCTGCTAAGCAAGCTCCAAAGAAAAAGGTGGTTCGGGATATTCAGCCAAGCCAGTCATTTAAACCTTCTGCTACTGTTGGGGTTGCAACAAAAGCATCTGAGTGTCAGGTTGATGATAGGAAGAATGGAGGAGCTTCTGCTGATGGTCTAAACAACGATCCAATACCTGCCCAAATTTCTAGTCCTGTACAGCAAAGAGAATATAGACGACCAGATGGTCGAAAGAGGATTATTCCTGAAGCAGTTGGTGTGCCTCTCCAGAAAGTCGGGGCTCAGTCCCAGGCACTTGATAGTGGTTTAGCTGGTGGTGATAGGGCGATTAAAGAAAATTATGTTAGGGAATCACGTGTGAGAGGCACTGAAATGAAGGACGGACAGCTGGTCACTGCTAGAGCTATGATTACGAACAGCCTTGTTATTGAGAAGATCCCCACCTCCACAGCTAGAGATGAAAGCATAAATATAGAACAGTCGGGAATTGTGAAGGCTTCTAATTCCATATGTGGTTCTGGTCCTGTTCTTTCCATTACGGTGTTTGATGATAAGGAAGCGGAAGATGCTGTGCCATATTGTTTGGAAGCAAGGCCTAAGGAACATGCTCCAAATGACATAATTAACATGGGAAATACATTGATCATGCAAGAAACAGAAGTCACCTGCACAAGAGGCTTGCAAACACTTTGGTCTGATAGAGTATCTGGGAAAGTTACTGTTTTAGCTGGAAATGCAAACTTCTGGGCTGTTGGTTGTGAAGATGAATGCATCCAG GTTTACACAAAGTGTGGGCGACGTGCTATGCCAACTATGATGGTAGGATCTGCAGCAGTTTTTATAGATTGTGATGAGGGCTGGAAGTTGTTTTTAGTCACCAGAAAAGGATCCATGTATTTATGGGATCTATTACATCGGAACTGTCTCCTTCATGAGTCACTGTCATCTCTGGTTGCTTTAAGCCCAAATCCTTCTTCAAACAATGCAG GCATGATCAAAGTTATATCAGCAAAGCTATCAAGATCGGGATCTCCCCTTGTTGTTCTCGCCACTCGCCATGCCTTCCTTTTTGACATGGGACTGAAGTGCTGGCTTAGGGTTGCAGATGATTGCTTTTCTGGGTCAAATTTTGCAAGCTCCTGGCATTTAGGTTTGACTCAGAGTGGTGAGTTGGCTGGTTTGCAGGTTGATGTTAAGAAATATTTAGCTAGGAAGCCAGGTTGGACCAG GGTGACTGACGATGGAGTACAGACTCGTGCTCATTTGGAAGCTCAGCTGGCTTCTTTGCTGGCTTTAAAGTCCCCTAATGAATATCGCCAATGCCTACTATCATATATACGATTCCTTGCCAG AGAAGCAGATGAGTCTCGTCTACGAGAAGTCTGCGAGAGTTTCCTTGGACCTCCTACTGGAATGGTGGAAGCTACTTCTTTAGATTTAAAGAACATGGCATGGGATCCTTTTGTGCTT GGAATGAGGAAACATAAGCTTTTACGAGAAGATATTCTTCCGGCAATGGCTTCGAACAGAAAAGTGCAGAGATTGCTCAATGAATTCATGGATTTAATTTCTGAATATGGAAGTGCTGAAATCGATAAAGAGTCAATAACTCAAACTTCACCAAATGGTCAGTCAGCAGCTGTTCCAATGGAGTCTGCTCCATCAAGTAAAACTAAAATGGATTCTGTCCCTGTGGCAACTGATCAAGCAAAGCCTGTTACTTATCCAACTAATCTGAAGGACTCCACTCGATTAGCAACAGAGAGAAAATTCGGAGTCAACAGCTCACGATAA
- the LOC126804037 gene encoding uncharacterized protein LOC126804037: MALFTSISYSPFSAAFPIGRCPLNTFKRFTHPLISSSLSSPDSKPSSASSQTVVSSTETSTNAYPASSRPPEPSFSYASATGSLFTRLTKSAESSIERTIFDFRFLALLAVGGSLAGSLLCFLNGCVYIVEAYKIYWGSCVKGHHTGQMVLRLVEAIDVYLAGTVMLIFGMGLYGLFISNVPNDVPSSADRALKGSSLFGMFALKERPKWMKISSLDELKTKVGHVIVMILLVKMFERSKMVQITTGLDLLSYSVCIFLSSASLYILHYLHK; the protein is encoded by the exons ATGGCTCTCTTCACTTCCATCTCTTACTCCCCCTTCTCCGCCGCGTTTCCGATCGGCCGCTGCCCTCTAAACACCTTCAAGCGCTTCACTCATCCCCTCATTTCTTCTTCCCTGAGCTCCCCCGATTCAAAACCATCCTCCGCTTCAAGTCAAACAGTAGTTTCCTCCACTGAAACTTCCACAAACGCTTATCCTGCTTCCTCCAGACCCCCCGAGCCGAGCTTCAGCTACGCTTCTGCCACCGGCAGCCTGTTTACTCGGCTTACCAAGTCTGCCGAGTCTTCCATTGAAAGG ACGATATTTGACTTCCGATTTTTGGCGCTATTGGCAGTTGGAGGTTCGTTAGCTGGTTCGCTATTGTGCTTTCTCAAT GGTTGTGTTTATATTGTAGAAGCCTATAAAATTTATTGGGGTAGTTGTGTCAAAGGCCATCACACTGGACAAATGGTTCTGCGACTAGTTGAAGCAATTG ATGTTTATCTAGCTGGGACTGTCATGTTAATTTTTGGTATGGGATTGTATGGATTATTTATCAGTAATGTGCCGAATGATGTACCTTCCAGTGCTGATCGTGCTTTGAAGGGATCTTCTTTGTTTGGAATGTTTGCTTTGAAG GAGAGGCCTAAATGGATGAAAATTAGCTCACTTGATGAATTGAAGACAAAAGTGGGACATGTTATTGTCATGATTCTTCTGGTAAAGATGTTTGAGAGGAGCAAGATGGTGCAAATTACCACTGGTTTGGATCTACTGAGCTATTCTGTTTGTATTTTTCTATCTTCTGCTTCTCTGTACATCCTTCATTATCTACACAAATAA
- the LOC126804040 gene encoding RNA polymerase sigma factor sigD, chloroplastic, giving the protein MAITTGICSSPNQPPPLPPLSLPTNPPLKTGHLPFPSSKFGANETFLNGAAVEAVTLARAVAEVTSDVTAVKHGIGEAWSCNDCEDYASDGGLMVRRKKRRRRKKGLECLDFDERKREFEDCGVSSGVVRYGYLTPREEAECCQSLKEGAKLECERTRVAKAQEHEPTSKQLENALRMKMSSIDKVICNRRESQEKIIKSYRGLVVSVASIYQGKGLSMQDLIQEGSIGLLRGAEKFDPERGLKLSTYVYWWIRQAIIRAIENKSRIIRLPGHMCGVMAKITKAKISFNQRFQRPPSHDEIAETINVQASTVKLVCERSRLPLSLDRAVTDQGCMALQDIIRGPDDMMPETMLRKQLMKQEVGKLLKTLSDREANVLRLHFGLNGQTPQSFEEIGRLLKLSRERVRQINIIALSKLKQKNTLEDLQLYIV; this is encoded by the exons ATGGCCATCACCACCGGCATTTGTTCATCACCAAACCAACCCCCACCTCTCCCCCCACTCTCCCTTCCAACCAATCCACCACTCAAAACCGGCCACTTGCCTTTTCCCTCCTCCAAGTTTGGCGCCAACGAGACATTCCTCAATGGAGCTGCCGTGGAGGCAGTGACGCTGGCACGCGCTGTGGCGGAGGTGACCAGCGATGTTACGGCGGTGAAGCATGGGATTGGTGAGGCTTGGAGTTGCAATGATTGTGAGGACTATGCGAGTGATGGTGGATTGATGGtaagaaggaagaagaggaggaggaggaaaaaAGGGTTGGAGTGTTTGGATTTTGACGAGAGGAAGAGGGAGTTTGAAGATTGCGGGGTCTCATCTGGCGTTGTGAGATATGGTTATCTGACCCCAAGAGAGGAGGCCGAGTGTTGTCAAAGTCTCAAG GAGGGAGCAAAACTAGAATGTGAAAGAACAAGAGTTGCAAAAGCTCAAGAGCATGAGCCAACCTCGAAACAGCTGGAAAATGCGTTGAGGATGAAGATGAGTAGTATAGATAAAGTTATTTGTAACAGAAGAGAGTCACAAGAAAAGATTATCAAGAGCTATAGGGGACTTGTTGTGTCTGTTGCCAGCATTTATCAAGGGAAAGGATTAAGCATGCAGGACCTCATCCAG GAAGGGAGCATTGGTCTTCTTCGAGGGGCAGAGAAGTTTGATCCTGAGAGAGGATTGAAATTATCAACATATGTGTATTGGTGGATTAGACAAGCTATCATCAGAGCTATAGAAAACAAGTCTAGGATAATCAGATTACCA GGACACATGTGTGGAGTGATGGCAAAAATCACAAAAGCTAAAATTTCTTTCAACCAAAGATTTCAGCGGCCGCCTAGTCACGATGAAATTGCTGAAACGATAAATGTACAAGCTTCAACTGTAAAACTGGTCTGTGAGAGGAGCAGACTCCCTCTTTCATTGGATCGAGCGGTGACCGATCAAGGTTGCATGGCACTCCAG GATATCATAAGAGGGCCGGATGACATGATGCCAGAAACAATGCTTAGGAAACAGCTAATGAAACAAGAAGTGGGGAAGCTTTTAAAGACTTTAAGTGACAGAGAAGCAAATGTATTGAGATTACACTTCGGATTAAATGGACAAACACCTCAGTCATTTGAGGAGATAGGAAGATTGTTAAAACTTTCGAGGGAGAGAGTTCGACAGATTAACATCATTGCATTATCAAAACTAAAGCAGAAGAATACTTTGGAGGATCTGCAATTGTATATTGTATAG